From the Desulfuromonadaceae bacterium genome, one window contains:
- the yjjJ gene encoding type II toxin-antitoxin system HipA family toxin YjjJ codes for MREDLETRVLEKLAAGTKTARQLANALDVSQPSISRSISKLERNVLVLGKGRATQYARPRVVRGTTSTFPVFRIDQAGDAHLIGRLHTLLAGQYWWHSEENTDSSRLYNYLPWFIQDMRPDGFLGRAFANKEGTNLGLPEKLNDWNDDDVLIALSKRGEDHIGNLVIGDESIQRYLKFAQQKSRVIADHDRPHLYPVLAEEALGGDPAGSSAGGEQQKFTASIQDGDEIRHVLVKFSSPLHTQEGRRWADLLMCEHCALDIVNATGIAASQSRTRETGNRLFLEVDRFDRTGSLGRCSTLSLRAIDGEYTGIGDDWAQCAVALQKAGVISKEDAKKMRWLKAFGTLIGNTDMHTGNLSFIRIEPRFYTLAPVYDMLPMLYRPVSGDIPERTFSPTGPTANTADVWESAVTCALNFWDTTAEEQGISGDFRVICKQNLKTLHKLKAGPKIIAS; via the coding sequence ATGCGAGAAGATTTAGAGACACGCGTGCTTGAGAAACTTGCCGCCGGCACAAAAACTGCCAGGCAATTGGCCAACGCACTGGACGTCAGCCAGCCGTCAATATCTCGATCCATCAGTAAACTTGAAAGGAACGTATTGGTCCTCGGCAAGGGTCGTGCGACCCAATATGCTCGCCCTCGTGTTGTGAGAGGGACAACGAGCACATTCCCCGTGTTCAGGATTGACCAAGCTGGCGACGCGCATTTGATTGGCCGTCTGCACACCTTGTTGGCTGGCCAGTACTGGTGGCACAGCGAAGAGAATACAGATAGCAGCCGTCTCTACAATTACCTGCCATGGTTCATTCAGGATATGCGCCCGGACGGCTTCCTCGGCAGAGCTTTTGCCAACAAAGAAGGAACAAACCTCGGCCTGCCTGAAAAGCTCAATGATTGGAACGATGATGACGTTTTGATTGCCCTGTCAAAGCGCGGAGAAGATCATATCGGCAACCTGGTCATTGGCGACGAATCCATACAGCGCTATTTAAAGTTCGCTCAGCAGAAATCTCGGGTCATTGCTGATCATGATCGACCGCATCTTTATCCAGTCCTTGCAGAAGAAGCCCTTGGAGGCGATCCTGCCGGGTCATCCGCAGGAGGTGAGCAACAAAAATTCACCGCCTCAATTCAGGATGGAGACGAGATCAGACACGTATTGGTCAAGTTCTCTTCACCGCTTCACACCCAGGAAGGCAGACGCTGGGCCGACCTTCTGATGTGTGAACACTGCGCGCTTGACATTGTCAATGCAACGGGGATCGCCGCATCTCAAAGCAGGACACGGGAAACTGGCAATCGACTATTTCTTGAAGTTGACAGATTTGACAGGACTGGAAGTCTGGGGCGGTGCTCAACATTGTCACTGCGTGCAATTGACGGTGAATATACCGGCATTGGAGACGATTGGGCTCAATGCGCCGTTGCGTTACAGAAAGCAGGTGTCATCTCCAAAGAAGATGCCAAGAAGATGCGCTGGCTTAAAGCATTCGGAACCCTGATTGGTAACACCGACATGCACACAGGAAATCTATCATTTATTCGCATCGAACCACGTTTCTATACACTCGCACCTGTATACGACATGCTGCCGATGCTTTATCGGCCCGTATCTGGCGACATTCCGGAAAGGACCTTTAGCCCCACGGGGCCGACTGCAAATACGGCAGATGTCTGGGAGAGCGCCGTTACGTGTGCACTAAATTTTTGGGATACAACGGCTGAAGAGCAAGGCATTTCTGGAGACTTTAGAGTTATCTGCAAACAAAATCTTAAAACCCTTCACAAGCTCAAAGCCGGGCCTAAAATCATTGCCAGTTAG
- the purB gene encoding adenylosuccinate lyase yields the protein MITAISPIDGRYAAKVAPLTECFSEYALLKNRIKVEILWILALCREDGIPECRAVTAPEEAQLRLIIADFTPAEAEKIKQIEAVTNHDVKAVEYYLKEQLAGSSLAELAEFLHFACTSEDINNLSHALMLKDGLAVLQPLQEQLIATLKKLAHEYKDIPMLARTHGQTASPTTIGKELAVFTARLQKQSAGITAVELLGKLNGAVGNFNAHLAAYPHVDWARLAKTVIVDELHLTQNLFTTQIEPHDYMAELFDAMSRWNTILTDLNRDLWAYISMGYFGQKTVQGEIGSSTMPHKVNPIDFENSEGNCGLANAMFGHLSAKLPISRLQRDLTDSTVLRNMGVGFGYTMIACHATLKGLGKLQLNRQNLAADLDQAWEVLAEPIQTVMRKAGVEKPYEKLKELTRGQKIDREIIRRFVAKLDIADEDKERLLQMSPASYVGMAAGIVELLD from the coding sequence ATGATTACCGCCATCAGCCCGATTGACGGCCGTTACGCCGCAAAAGTTGCCCCACTCACAGAGTGTTTTTCTGAATATGCCCTGCTCAAGAACCGGATCAAGGTCGAGATATTGTGGATCCTCGCCCTCTGTCGCGAGGACGGCATCCCCGAATGTCGCGCCGTGACCGCCCCGGAAGAAGCGCAACTGCGCTTGATTATTGCCGATTTCACCCCCGCTGAAGCTGAAAAGATCAAACAGATTGAAGCGGTGACCAACCATGATGTCAAGGCGGTTGAATATTATCTGAAAGAACAGCTTGCCGGTTCGTCACTCGCAGAGCTTGCCGAGTTTCTGCACTTTGCCTGTACCTCGGAGGACATCAATAACCTGTCACACGCGTTGATGCTCAAGGACGGTCTCGCTGTCCTCCAGCCGTTGCAGGAACAGCTCATTGCCACACTCAAAAAACTGGCACATGAATACAAGGATATCCCGATGCTGGCCCGGACCCATGGCCAGACCGCTTCGCCAACCACCATCGGCAAGGAGCTGGCCGTTTTCACCGCGCGGCTGCAAAAACAGAGTGCCGGGATCACAGCGGTCGAACTGCTCGGCAAACTCAATGGCGCAGTCGGTAACTTCAACGCCCATCTTGCCGCCTATCCGCACGTTGACTGGGCAAGGTTGGCCAAAACGGTCATCGTCGACGAACTGCACCTGACGCAGAACCTCTTCACGACCCAGATTGAACCGCACGACTACATGGCTGAACTGTTCGATGCCATGTCGCGCTGGAATACCATCCTCACCGACCTCAATCGTGATCTCTGGGCCTACATCTCAATGGGATATTTCGGGCAAAAAACGGTTCAGGGAGAGATCGGCTCGTCAACCATGCCGCACAAGGTCAACCCGATCGATTTTGAAAATTCGGAAGGTAACTGCGGTCTGGCCAACGCCATGTTCGGCCATCTCTCCGCCAAACTGCCGATTTCGCGACTGCAACGCGACCTGACTGATTCAACGGTGTTGCGTAACATGGGGGTCGGTTTTGGCTACACCATGATCGCCTGCCATGCGACCCTCAAGGGGCTCGGCAAACTGCAACTTAACCGGCAGAACCTGGCCGCTGATCTCGATCAGGCCTGGGAGGTGCTGGCAGAACCGATCCAGACGGTGATGCGCAAGGCGGGGGTTGAGAAACCGTACGAGAAGCTCAAGGAATTGACGCGAGGACAGAAGATTGATCGCGAAATAATCCGCCGCTTTGTTGCAAAACTCGACATAGCGGACGAGGACAAAGAGCGTTTACTGCAAATGAGCCCGGCGAGCTATGTCGGCATGGCAGCCGGGATTGTTGAGCTGCTTGATTGA
- the nrfH gene encoding cytochrome c nitrite reductase small subunit — protein sequence METGKVMKYLASCCVVAVLGMFGYVVYESKMLSYLSGDPKACINCHTMNTHYATWQHSSHRDRATCVECHLPRDTFINKMISKSRDGINHSLAMTLGSYGKNLRITDNAAERIQANCISCHQELVSQMLANSERYPQKDGVPMGRNCWECHRSVPHGTTRSLLAAQNNLGVKEL from the coding sequence ATGGAAACCGGAAAAGTAATGAAGTATTTGGCAAGTTGCTGCGTCGTCGCGGTACTCGGCATGTTCGGTTATGTCGTCTACGAATCGAAAATGCTCTCATATCTCTCGGGAGACCCGAAGGCTTGCATCAACTGCCATACCATGAACACCCACTACGCAACATGGCAGCACAGCTCGCATCGCGATCGAGCCACGTGCGTGGAGTGTCATCTGCCGCGCGATACCTTTATCAACAAGATGATCTCCAAATCAAGGGACGGCATCAACCACTCTCTCGCCATGACGCTGGGCAGCTACGGCAAGAATTTGCGTATCACCGACAACGCTGCCGAGAGAATTCAGGCCAACTGTATCTCCTGCCATCAGGAGCTGGTCTCGCAGATGCTGGCCAACAGTGAACGCTATCCTCAAAAAGACGGTGTGCCAATGGGGCGCAACTGCTGGGAATGTCATCGGAGCGTGCCCCACGGCACCACCAGAAGTCTGTTGGCAGCACAAAACAACCTCGGCGTCAAAGAACTATAG
- a CDS encoding CDGSH iron-sulfur domain-containing protein — protein MNDMNTDAGMPIAITLEPGIYFRCTCGKSSTLPFCDGGHSGSNVLPLRFELTERQKVYICSCGKTGKAPFCDGHCGVALPK, from the coding sequence ATGAACGACATGAATACCGATGCCGGAATGCCAATTGCCATAACCCTGGAACCAGGGATCTACTTCCGCTGTACATGCGGAAAATCAAGCACCTTGCCATTTTGTGACGGGGGGCACTCCGGGAGCAACGTGCTGCCGTTGCGTTTTGAGCTGACCGAACGACAGAAGGTCTATATCTGTAGCTGCGGCAAGACCGGGAAGGCTCCCTTTTGCGATGGACATTGCGGCGTCGCGCTGCCGAAATAA
- the nrfA gene encoding ammonia-forming cytochrome c nitrite reductase produces the protein MKRSWIVTIVSIVVIVPMLLLLVSIKENKAEQQAINAVPDIKKLEPRSSEWGKYFPRQYDSYMKTSKSDEIKDVLKSSPALVVMWAGYGFAKDYNAPRGHYYALEDNINTLRTGAPVDDKSGPMPTACWTCKSPDVPRVMDKNGELDYFTGKWARLGGEIVNTIGCADCHDNKTMKLSATRPYLERGLDAEGSLKYAEATHQEMRTLVCAQCHVEYYFKKTEWNDKGVKKTAGVVTLPWDNGFSAEQIEKYYDDRDFSDWKHAISKTPMLKAQHPGYEMFVTGVHGKQGLSCADCHMPYVREGGVKYSNHQVGSPLDNIGNTCLNCHQGTEKEFRATIERKLERKNELSGIAMDVLAKAHLEAGKAWELGATEAEMRPALQDLRHAQWRWDYSIASHGSFFHAPEETLRVLGSAINKGQEARLKLRTVLAKYKAADYVVPDFSTKEKAQQVVGLPFDTLVQEKKSFLSGLRQQWIEAGKSKGIYDPKSRAEMKFKTSYN, from the coding sequence ATGAAAAGATCATGGATTGTTACAATTGTATCGATTGTCGTCATCGTTCCAATGCTGTTGTTGCTGGTTTCGATCAAGGAAAACAAGGCAGAACAGCAGGCGATCAATGCTGTTCCGGACATCAAGAAATTGGAACCACGCAGCTCGGAGTGGGGCAAGTATTTCCCCCGTCAGTATGATTCCTACATGAAGACGAGCAAAAGTGACGAAATCAAGGATGTCCTGAAATCATCTCCTGCGCTGGTGGTGATGTGGGCTGGGTACGGTTTCGCAAAAGACTACAATGCGCCGCGCGGCCATTATTACGCCCTTGAAGACAACATCAACACCCTGCGCACCGGCGCGCCGGTCGACGACAAGTCCGGGCCAATGCCAACCGCCTGCTGGACCTGCAAATCCCCTGATGTGCCGCGGGTGATGGACAAGAACGGTGAGCTCGACTATTTCACCGGTAAATGGGCCCGGCTTGGTGGTGAGATTGTCAACACCATCGGCTGTGCCGACTGTCACGACAACAAGACCATGAAACTGTCCGCGACCCGTCCTTATCTGGAGCGGGGGCTGGACGCTGAAGGCAGCTTGAAGTATGCCGAAGCCACGCATCAGGAGATGAGGACGTTGGTTTGCGCCCAGTGTCACGTTGAGTATTATTTCAAGAAAACGGAGTGGAACGACAAAGGGGTGAAGAAGACCGCCGGGGTTGTGACCTTGCCGTGGGACAATGGTTTCTCGGCCGAACAGATCGAAAAATACTATGATGATCGTGATTTTTCCGACTGGAAGCACGCGATCAGCAAGACCCCGATGCTCAAGGCCCAGCACCCCGGCTATGAAATGTTCGTCACCGGCGTCCATGGCAAACAGGGGCTGTCCTGCGCCGACTGCCACATGCCTTACGTCCGCGAAGGCGGGGTCAAATATTCCAACCACCAGGTCGGCAGTCCGCTCGACAATATTGGCAACACCTGTCTGAACTGTCACCAGGGAACTGAAAAAGAATTCCGCGCGACTATCGAGCGAAAGCTGGAGCGTAAAAACGAACTTTCCGGCATCGCCATGGATGTTCTCGCCAAGGCCCACCTCGAAGCGGGCAAGGCCTGGGAGCTGGGAGCGACTGAAGCAGAGATGCGACCGGCATTGCAGGATCTTCGTCACGCCCAATGGCGCTGGGACTACTCCATCGCTTCCCACGGCTCCTTTTTCCATGCTCCCGAAGAGACCCTGCGGGTGCTGGGCAGCGCCATCAACAAGGGGCAGGAAGCCCGCCTGAAGTTGCGCACGGTGTTGGCCAAATATAAGGCCGCCGACTACGTTGTGCCCGATTTTTCGACCAAGGAAAAAGCCCAGCAGGTTGTTGGCCTGCCTTTCGACACGCTGGTTCAGGAAAAGAAAAGTTTCCTCAGCGGGCTCCGGCAGCAGTGGATCGAAGCCGGGAAAAGCAAAGGAATTTATGACCCTAAATCGCGCGCAGAGATGAAATTCAAGACCTCCTACAACTAA
- a CDS encoding endonuclease III domain-containing protein — translation MTQLLSDRFSAIFTRLHDSFGDLHWWPAESPFEVAVGAILTQNTAWRNVELAINNLRDHDLLTASAISGMARDELEQLIRPAGFFHQKAEYLHLFAHHLCAVHQGQIESLLAGELAAVRSQLLAFKGIGPETADSILLYAGKHPTFVVDAYTRRLFSRLGLLSGSERYEFIRTLFMTQLAEDVELYAAYHALIVEMCKQFCHKRHPDCAPCPLRPVCAASTVNLPPDRFK, via the coding sequence GTGACACAGCTCCTTTCTGACCGGTTTTCAGCAATCTTCACCCGCCTGCACGATAGTTTTGGTGATTTGCACTGGTGGCCCGCCGAGAGTCCATTCGAGGTTGCCGTCGGGGCGATTCTCACGCAGAATACCGCCTGGCGCAATGTCGAGCTGGCAATCAATAATTTGCGTGACCATGACCTGCTGACCGCGTCGGCAATTTCCGGCATGGCGCGCGATGAGCTCGAACAGCTGATTCGCCCTGCCGGATTTTTTCACCAGAAGGCGGAGTATTTGCACCTTTTTGCGCACCATCTGTGCGCCGTTCATCAGGGGCAGATTGAGTCACTGCTGGCGGGGGAACTTGCAGCGGTCAGAAGTCAGCTGCTCGCTTTCAAGGGGATCGGGCCTGAAACCGCTGATTCGATTTTGCTCTATGCCGGGAAACATCCGACATTCGTGGTTGATGCCTATACCCGACGGCTTTTTTCACGTCTGGGATTATTGTCGGGGAGTGAGCGCTATGAATTCATTCGCACGCTCTTCATGACGCAGCTCGCTGAGGATGTCGAACTTTATGCCGCGTATCACGCGCTGATTGTCGAGATGTGTAAACAGTTCTGCCATAAACGCCATCCGGATTGCGCCCCCTGTCCATTGCGACCGGTGTGCGCCGCCAGCACGGTAAACCTGCCGCCCGACCGGTTCAAATGA
- a CDS encoding Txe/YoeB family addiction module toxin: MSWKLAYTRRAQKDAQKLAAAGLKPKARLLLDILVENPFQPPPPYEKLVGDLAGACSRRINIKHRLVYHVLEEIGTVKVLRMWTHYE, from the coding sequence GTGAGTTGGAAACTGGCCTACACCAGGCGGGCTCAGAAGGACGCCCAGAAGTTGGCCGCCGCCGGGCTGAAGCCGAAAGCAAGGCTCCTGCTCGACATTCTGGTCGAGAACCCCTTCCAACCCCCTCCACCTTACGAAAAACTTGTCGGCGACCTGGCTGGAGCCTGCTCGCGCCGCATCAATATCAAGCATCGGTTGGTCTACCATGTCCTCGAAGAGATCGGCACCGTGAAGGTGCTGCGCATGTGGACGCATTACGAATAG
- a CDS encoding sigma-54 dependent transcriptional regulator, whose protein sequence is MTIRILVAEDEEIMRITVLDHLRNQGWLADEAATGTAALELVRKNHYELILSDIRMPGMDGERLLTEVKRVAPRTEVVMMTAHGSTDNAVNCLKKGAADYILKPFDLDDLTFRINRLLEMQRIKARCVSLEQCCGLRRPLIGSSPAMEKVLSLISQVAPADSSVLIQGESGTGKELVAAAIHYESRRADKPYIRVNCAAIPAGLMESALFGHEKGAFTGADKTVIGKFELADHGTILLDEIGDLPLDLQVKLLRVLQEREIERVGGSNTIPVDVRVICATAKDLADQVQKGHFRQDLYYRLQVIPIQIPPLRQRPDDILELATFFLREFGDERGMSFQLSPEARQALEQYPYPGNVRELRNLLERVSVLAPAPKIQLWDLPVEIRNTLHDSDSEADNLAATVAAAERKCILRAVEKSAGNKTEAAALLGISRKNLWEKMKLYGL, encoded by the coding sequence ATGACCATACGTATTCTGGTCGCTGAAGATGAAGAGATCATGCGCATCACGGTTCTCGATCACCTGCGCAATCAGGGGTGGCTGGCCGATGAAGCGGCGACCGGGACCGCGGCTTTGGAGCTGGTCAGGAAAAACCACTATGAGCTGATCCTCTCCGACATCCGCATGCCGGGGATGGACGGCGAACGATTGCTGACTGAGGTAAAAAGAGTGGCCCCGCGCACGGAGGTGGTCATGATGACCGCCCACGGCAGCACCGACAACGCCGTCAACTGCCTGAAAAAAGGGGCGGCAGACTACATTCTCAAGCCGTTTGACCTTGATGACCTGACCTTTCGCATCAACCGCCTGCTCGAAATGCAAAGGATCAAGGCCCGCTGTGTCTCTCTGGAGCAGTGCTGCGGCCTGCGCCGACCGCTGATCGGCTCCAGCCCGGCCATGGAGAAAGTCCTCAGCCTCATCAGCCAGGTCGCTCCGGCGGACTCCTCGGTCCTCATCCAGGGAGAAAGCGGCACCGGCAAGGAGCTGGTAGCTGCCGCCATCCATTACGAGAGCCGCCGGGCCGACAAACCCTACATCCGGGTAAATTGCGCCGCAATCCCCGCCGGGCTGATGGAATCCGCACTTTTCGGCCACGAAAAAGGAGCCTTCACCGGTGCCGACAAAACGGTCATCGGCAAATTTGAGCTGGCGGATCACGGGACTATTCTGCTCGACGAAATCGGTGATCTGCCGCTTGATCTGCAAGTGAAACTGCTGCGGGTCCTTCAGGAACGGGAAATCGAGCGAGTCGGCGGCAGCAACACCATCCCTGTCGATGTACGGGTCATCTGTGCTACGGCGAAAGATCTCGCCGATCAAGTACAAAAGGGCCATTTTCGGCAAGATCTTTATTACCGTTTGCAGGTGATCCCGATTCAAATCCCCCCGCTGCGCCAACGTCCTGACGACATTCTTGAGTTGGCCACCTTTTTTCTGCGCGAGTTCGGTGACGAACGGGGGATGTCCTTTCAACTGTCGCCGGAGGCGCGCCAGGCCCTGGAACAGTACCCCTACCCTGGCAATGTGCGCGAGCTGCGCAACCTGCTGGAGCGCGTCTCGGTCCTCGCTCCAGCCCCCAAAATTCAGCTCTGGGACCTGCCGGTAGAGATCCGCAACACCCTCCATGACAGTGACAGCGAAGCGGACAATCTCGCCGCGACTGTCGCTGCCGCCGAGCGCAAGTGTATCCTGCGGGCGGTTGAGAAAAGCGCTGGCAACAAAACCGAAGCGGCGGCCCTGCTCGGGATCAGCCGGAAAAATCTCTGGGAAAAGATGAAGCTCTACGGGTTGTAG
- a CDS encoding DUF3365 domain-containing protein: MQLRTRFILLIGLVISCSYGVTFYRTSDFQEELVVEQATLQAKMLFHQIRLTRQWVADHNGLFFVKGPGVEPNPFLKEGQIRDAQGNWLVKRNPAMVTRELSVYAAREGMGQFNVTSLRPLNADNAPDDFERRSLLSFEQGAREAIAIEKVAGKKRLRYMAPLLVESQCLQCHAEQHYSINDIRGGMNVTIPMDRAFDEISNNNRMLLNIALATIVIVALTIFFLFDLLVARRLKSLAREMDQYPLQRRLERLKTPDKADEIGTLAGHYRSLCRRLERSQEELNATREQVFQSEKQAALGRLVAGIAHEINNPLGGMQNCIQTMKRNMEQPDLQIRYLELLAQGVDRIKGTVQQLLNIGRKEPLEFMRGDVDAMIDDCLELTCMGRDKVTITRQLKIGRPLLVGMEGLRQVVMNLAGNAVQAMGDTGGTLCVSSRLEELRLVLEIADSGPGIAPQHLDKIFEPFFTTKEVGEGTGLGLSVSHALIKQMDGELSVRNGTAGGAIFTVTVPLAQEEKGSYDHTYSGR, encoded by the coding sequence ATGCAGCTAAGGACGCGCTTCATACTTCTCATCGGGCTGGTGATCAGCTGCTCCTACGGGGTAACTTTTTACCGGACTTCCGATTTTCAGGAAGAACTGGTGGTTGAACAGGCGACCTTGCAGGCAAAAATGCTTTTTCATCAGATTCGGCTTACCCGCCAGTGGGTGGCGGATCACAACGGACTTTTCTTTGTCAAGGGGCCAGGCGTCGAGCCCAATCCGTTTTTGAAAGAAGGGCAAATCCGCGATGCACAGGGCAACTGGCTGGTCAAACGCAACCCCGCGATGGTCACCCGCGAACTCTCTGTTTACGCTGCGCGAGAGGGGATGGGACAGTTCAACGTCACCAGCCTGCGCCCGCTCAATGCGGACAACGCCCCGGATGATTTCGAACGCCGTAGCCTGCTATCTTTCGAACAGGGAGCCAGGGAGGCGATTGCCATTGAAAAGGTCGCCGGTAAAAAACGCCTGCGTTACATGGCGCCGCTGCTGGTCGAGAGTCAGTGTCTGCAATGTCACGCCGAACAGCATTATTCAATCAACGACATTCGCGGGGGGATGAATGTCACCATCCCGATGGATCGTGCTTTTGACGAAATCAGCAACAACAACCGGATGTTGCTGAACATTGCGCTGGCCACCATCGTTATCGTTGCGTTGACAATCTTTTTTCTTTTCGATTTGCTGGTCGCCAGGCGACTGAAAAGCCTTGCCCGGGAAATGGACCAGTACCCGCTCCAGCGGCGACTGGAGCGTTTGAAAACACCGGATAAGGCCGATGAAATCGGCACGTTGGCTGGCCATTACCGCAGCCTGTGTCGGCGCCTGGAACGGTCCCAGGAAGAACTCAATGCCACCCGCGAGCAGGTTTTTCAGAGTGAAAAGCAGGCGGCACTGGGGCGGCTGGTTGCAGGGATCGCACATGAAATCAATAACCCCCTGGGGGGGATGCAGAACTGCATTCAAACGATGAAGCGAAATATGGAGCAGCCCGATCTGCAAATTCGTTATCTGGAGCTGCTCGCACAAGGGGTTGACCGGATCAAGGGAACCGTGCAGCAATTATTGAATATCGGTCGCAAAGAACCGCTTGAATTTATGCGCGGGGACGTCGACGCGATGATCGATGATTGCCTGGAACTGACCTGCATGGGACGCGACAAGGTCACCATCACCCGGCAACTGAAGATCGGCAGACCGCTCCTCGTCGGGATGGAGGGGCTGCGCCAGGTGGTGATGAATCTGGCCGGCAACGCCGTCCAGGCGATGGGAGACACGGGGGGGACGTTGTGCGTGAGCAGTCGGCTGGAAGAGCTGCGCCTGGTGCTCGAAATTGCCGATAGCGGGCCAGGTATCGCCCCGCAACACCTGGACAAGATCTTTGAACCGTTTTTCACCACCAAGGAGGTTGGCGAAGGCACCGGCCTCGGGCTCTCCGTCTCCCACGCGTTGATTAAGCAGATGGATGGTGAGCTGTCAGTTCGCAACGGCACCGCGGGCGGCGCGATTTTTACAGTAACCGTCCCTCTGGCGCAGGAGGAGAAAGGGAGCTATGACCATACGTATTCTGGTCGCTGA
- a CDS encoding type II toxin-antitoxin system Phd/YefM family antitoxin, with product MTTITATEARKLLYKLLDDVSESHEPIQITGKRGNAVLIAEDDWRAVQETLYLTSIPGMRESIIEGMKTPVAECDEALDW from the coding sequence ATGACGACCATTACCGCAACCGAAGCCCGAAAACTTCTCTACAAGCTCCTCGACGACGTATCGGAATCACACGAACCAATCCAGATCACCGGCAAGCGCGGCAATGCTGTGTTGATTGCAGAAGATGATTGGCGGGCCGTGCAGGAAACCCTCTATCTCACCTCCATTCCCGGCATGCGAGAGTCGATCATTGAGGGAATGAAGACTCCTGTCGCGGAGTGCGATGAGGCGTTGGACTGGTGA